ACCTCTAAATTTTTGATTCAAATTGGGAACACGATTGAAATCCCTTTTTTAGAACTTTCTTTACCCTGCACATGCACTTCATTTCCATGTCATATTCCCATGTAATTGTCCCACATGGTTTAATTGCAGAATTTGCCGGGTCGTACCAGTTCTTGCAGAATGCACACTTCTTTGAAGTGATATTATTTGCTCTGGCTTTCGCTTTCATCTATTAATACTCCCGTTGCTTTTTGTATGTATGCGGTTTTTGATTGTTTTTACTGCAAAAACCACCTGCTGGCTTTCCTAAGTTCTTCGCTCTGCTCACGGTATTACCACAATGCGAACAACGCCATTCTACATATTTAACTGATGCACTCATCTCTTTTACCTCCGCCATATTACTTTACTAAATTTTCAAAAACTCTCTCACGCGCCGTTCCGAATACTCAAACTCACGCGCTAATTCACGGATATTCTCTCCGTTGTAGTTTTCTTTCACATAAGCAGCAACATAATCTGTGTTATACAACCGCTGTGGAAATGTTATCTGCTGCCCGCGAAATTTCTTATATAGTTTTA
The Roseburia rectibacter DNA segment above includes these coding regions:
- a CDS encoding Mor transcription activator family protein, producing MLQSENFVPIYEEIASVIGEEETVKLYKKFRGQQITFPQRLYNTDYVAAYVKENYNGENIRELAREFEYSERRVREFLKI